The Eublepharis macularius isolate TG4126 chromosome 3, MPM_Emac_v1.0, whole genome shotgun sequence genome has a window encoding:
- the ARFIP2 gene encoding arfaptin-2 isoform X3: MTDRLMSKAATMEIPIHGNGDSRRLPEDDGLEQDLQQVMVSGPNLNETSIVSGGYGGTAEGIIPTSSIKDSLLSSHPPHGPLISPSPSAASRIASQAAAAGSNLHQPHPNSAMTGEEAARGVAVEKFDIVKKWGINTYKCTKQLLSERFGRGSRTVDLELEAQIELLRDTKRKYECVLGLARALTSHFYSLVQTQHALADAFSDLSQKSPELQEEFGYNAETQKLLCKNGETLLGAVNFFVSSINTLVNKTMEDTLMTVKHYETARLEYDAYRTDLEELSLGPRDAGTLCRLDAAQANFQAHRVKYEKLRADVAVKLKFLEENKVKVMHKQLLLFHNAISAYFAGNQQQLEQTLKQFSIKLKSPGADKPSWLEEQ, translated from the exons gACCTACAGCAGGTGATGGTGTCCGGGCCCAACTTGAACGAGACCAGCATTGTTTCTGGGGGCTACGGGGGGACAGCGGAGGGCATCATCCCCACCAGCTCTATCAAAG ACTCTCTTCTTTCATCTCACCCACCCCACGGACCACTCATCTCCCCCAGTCCGTCTGCTGCCAGCCGCATAGCCAGCCAGGCTGCCGCCGCAG GCTCCAATTTGCACCAGCCACACCCCAACTCAGCCATGACCGGGGAGGAGGCCGCCCGGGGGGTTGCCGTGGAGAAGTTTGACATTGTCAAGAAGTGGGGCATCAACACATACAAG tgcacGAAACAGCTGCTGTCGGAGCGCTTTGGGCGTGGCTCCCGCACAGTCGACCTGGAGCTGGAGGCCCAGATTGAGCTGCTTCGGGACACCAAGCGGAAATACGAGTGCGTCTTGGGTCTGGCGCGGGCGCTCACCAGCCACTTCTACAGCCTGGTCCAGACGCAGCACGCCCTCGCTGACGCCTTCTCCGACCTCAGCCAGAAGTCCCCAGAACTCCAG GAGGAGTTTGGGTATAACGCAGAGACCCAGAAGCTGCTGTGCAAGAACGGAGAGACCCTCCTCGGGGCAGTCAACTTCTTTGTGTCTAGCATCAACACCCTGGTCAACAAAACCATGGAGGATACCCTCATGACGGTCAAGCACTACGAGACAGCCAG GCTGGAATACGACGCGTACCGCACGGATCTGGAGGAGCTCAGCCTGGGCCCGCGGGATGCCGGCACGCTCTGCCGCTTGGATGCTGCACAGGCCAACTTCCAGGCCCACCGCGTCAAGTACGAGAAGCTGCGCGCGGACGTGGCCGTGAAGCTGAAGTTCCTGGAGGAGAACAAG gtgAAAGTGATGCATaagcagctcctcctcttccacaaCGCCATCTCGGCCTACTTTGCAGGCAACCAGCAGCAGCTGGAGCAGACCCTGAAGCAGTTCAGCATCAAGCTGAAGAGCCCCGGAGCAGACAAGCCCTCCTGGCTAGAGGAGCAgtga